One Balneolaceae bacterium genomic window carries:
- a CDS encoding gamma carbonic anhydrase family protein gives MIYEFLKKSPQFDDTVFVAPSADIIGDVTIGSDSSVWFNVTIRGDVNWIEIGEKSNVQDNSCIHVTNQTNPTKLGNQVTIGHNATIHGCTIHDRVLVGIQATILDDVVVEPDVMIAAGSLVPPGKKLESGFLYMGTPAKKVRELTEEEIQHIAQNADNYVKYQRTYRQVDTYDENPFYKSKK, from the coding sequence ATGATCTACGAATTTCTTAAAAAATCCCCACAGTTCGATGATACTGTTTTTGTAGCCCCCAGTGCAGATATTATCGGGGATGTGACGATTGGCAGTGATAGCTCCGTTTGGTTTAATGTAACGATCAGGGGAGATGTAAACTGGATTGAAATTGGTGAAAAAAGCAATGTCCAGGATAACAGTTGTATTCATGTAACCAATCAAACGAACCCAACAAAATTAGGAAACCAGGTTACTATAGGACACAATGCTACCATTCACGGATGCACCATTCACGACAGGGTTTTGGTTGGAATCCAGGCTACAATTCTGGATGATGTTGTGGTTGAACCGGATGTGATGATCGCCGCCGGCAGTCTTGTACCGCCGGGAAAAAAGTTAGAGTCGGGATTTTTGTATATGGGCACCCCGGCAAAAAAAGTGAGAGAGCTTACCGAAGAGGAGATTCAGCATATTGCCCAAAACGCCGACAATTATGTGAAGTATCAGCGTACTTATCGACAGGTGGATACATACGATGAAAATCCTTTTTATAAGAGTAAAAAGTGA
- the hemW gene encoding radical SAM family heme chaperone HemW, with the protein MLKENFADLRIINPKMSGIYIHIPFCKQACSYCDFYFLTRGELRQPFVDALVSEVDSYRNSAFTKETVQTIYLGGGTPSLLNQQQLATIFDALHEVFNIDAVEVTMELNPDDVTPDYLSMIQNLGVNRASMGVQSFDKNLLEFMHRAHTPEEAFTALEALQKTGFPTFTADLIYGNPGQSLKTLEKDISQLLRFDPPHISAYSLTVEPRTRLGKQVELGRLDPPDDDRVSDQFDLVRKKLAEFGIEQYEVSNFAKPGKEAVHNSNYWNHKNYIGLGPSAHSFWWDEMGARRWQNEANLKKYLNEKPRDYREGEEELSNKTLAEERLMLGLRTKWGVSEQNLKQKYEYHFIDSQREWIENQIEKGFMNRENDLLKMTPEGLKISDHLIVDLLSHT; encoded by the coding sequence ATGTTGAAAGAAAACTTCGCGGATTTAAGAATCATCAATCCAAAAATGTCCGGAATCTACATCCATATACCGTTTTGCAAGCAGGCGTGCAGTTACTGCGATTTTTATTTCTTAACGCGAGGTGAGCTTCGTCAGCCTTTTGTAGATGCTCTTGTTTCTGAGGTTGATTCGTACCGGAATTCTGCATTCACAAAAGAAACCGTTCAAACCATTTATCTGGGCGGCGGAACACCATCTCTGCTGAATCAACAGCAGCTTGCAACCATTTTTGATGCATTACACGAAGTATTTAATATTGATGCTGTTGAGGTTACGATGGAGCTCAATCCGGATGATGTAACCCCCGATTATCTCTCCATGATCCAGAACCTGGGCGTGAACCGTGCAAGCATGGGTGTGCAATCTTTTGATAAGAACCTACTGGAATTTATGCATCGGGCGCATACTCCTGAAGAAGCATTTACTGCATTGGAGGCTTTGCAAAAAACAGGATTTCCAACTTTCACGGCTGATCTGATTTACGGAAATCCGGGCCAATCATTGAAAACTCTTGAGAAAGATATCAGTCAGCTTCTTCGTTTTGATCCGCCTCATATCTCGGCCTATTCACTAACTGTAGAGCCCAGGACCCGGCTGGGCAAACAAGTTGAGCTCGGGCGGCTCGATCCACCGGATGATGATCGCGTATCAGATCAGTTTGACCTGGTACGTAAGAAATTGGCAGAATTCGGAATTGAGCAGTATGAAGTCAGTAATTTTGCAAAACCAGGCAAGGAAGCTGTACATAACAGCAATTATTGGAATCACAAAAATTACATTGGATTGGGGCCGTCCGCTCATTCATTTTGGTGGGATGAGATGGGGGCAAGACGCTGGCAAAATGAAGCCAATCTCAAAAAATATTTGAATGAAAAGCCCAGAGACTATCGCGAAGGCGAGGAAGAACTCTCAAATAAAACACTCGCAGAAGAGCGGCTAATGCTGGGCCTGCGAACCAAATGGGGCGTTTCAGAACAGAACCTTAAACAAAAGTATGAGTATCATTTTATTGATTCTCAAAGAGAGTGGATTGAAAATCAGATAGAAAAGGGATTCATGAACAGAGAGAACGATCTTCTGAAAATGACACCGGAAGGCTTAAAAATATCCGATCATTTGATTGTTGATTTGTTGTCTCATACATAG
- a CDS encoding SufE family protein, translated as MNIEEKQDRIVRQFELLGDWQERYKYIIKLGQKLESLDDKHKVEENLVRGCQSQVWLVTEQDDDRLIFKADSDAAITKGLVAMLVNFYSGENPDTILQTDPEFIDKIGMQQHLSPTRSNGLASMVKQMKIYAMAYKSKMGQSVQ; from the coding sequence ATGAATATTGAAGAAAAACAGGACCGGATTGTACGACAATTTGAATTGCTGGGCGACTGGCAGGAACGCTATAAGTATATCATAAAGCTTGGGCAGAAACTGGAATCGCTTGACGACAAACACAAAGTAGAAGAAAACCTTGTTCGTGGATGTCAATCTCAGGTATGGCTGGTGACCGAGCAGGATGATGATCGTTTAATTTTCAAAGCCGATAGTGACGCCGCCATTACCAAAGGACTGGTGGCGATGCTTGTAAATTTCTATTCCGGCGAAAATCCTGATACAATTCTCCAGACAGATCCCGAGTTTATTGATAAGATTGGCATGCAGCAGCACCTTTCGCCAACGCGATCAAACGGGCTGGCATCTATGGTGAAGCAGATGAAAATTTATGCCATGGCATACAAGAGCAAAATGGGCCAATCGGTACAGTAA
- the scpA gene encoding methylmalonyl-CoA mutase: MKRPDFSKIPFEPTKKKESRSSTTKENIWETPEKISVKDQFTADDIKSVEHLDFAAGIPPYLRGPYSTMYTVRPWTIRQYAGFSTAEESNAFYRRNLAAGQKGLSVAFDLATHRGYDSDHPRVTGDVGKAGVAIDSILDMKILFDQIPLDEMSVSMTMNGAVIPIMAFYIVAAEEQGVPTEKLSGTIQNDILKEFMVRNTYIYPPEPSMKIIGDIFEYTSQKMPRFNSISVSGYHMHEAGATADIELAYTIADGLEYVRRGIKAGLDIDDFAPRISFFWAIGMNHFMEIAKLRAGRLLWAQLMKQFNPKNPKSLSLRTHSQTSGYSLTEQDPFNNVARTAIEAMAAALGHTQSLHTNALDEAIALPSDFSARIARNTQLVLQEETGITKSVDPWAGSYYVEYLTDQLARRAMELIEEVEELGGMAKAIQTGIPKMRIEEASAKKQARIDSGKETIVGVNKYRLEKEEPIDILEVDNEKVRKSQIERLKKLRAERNEEKVQQSLDAITECAKTGNGNLLELAVDAARKRASLGEISMAMEEEFGRYQATIKSISGVYSSEMKQNKVFDEARKLADKFEEQEGRRPRIMIAKMGQDGHDRGAKVISTSFADLGFDVDIGPLFQTPEEAAKQAVENDVHILGVSSLAAGHKTLVPQVMEELKNYGREDIMVIVGGVIPNQDYQYLYDKGVAAVFGPGTVIPEAAKKILKLMLDKKPQIST, encoded by the coding sequence ATGAAACGACCTGATTTTTCAAAAATACCTTTCGAACCAACGAAGAAAAAAGAGAGCCGTTCTTCGACTACAAAAGAGAATATTTGGGAAACACCTGAAAAGATTTCGGTTAAAGATCAATTTACAGCAGATGATATAAAATCTGTTGAGCATCTCGATTTTGCTGCCGGCATTCCGCCCTATCTTCGCGGACCCTATTCTACCATGTACACCGTTCGGCCCTGGACAATTCGTCAATACGCAGGATTTTCAACAGCAGAGGAATCTAACGCCTTTTATCGCAGAAATCTGGCGGCCGGGCAGAAAGGCCTTTCCGTTGCGTTTGATTTGGCCACTCACCGGGGATACGATTCTGACCATCCACGCGTAACCGGCGATGTGGGAAAAGCGGGGGTAGCCATCGATTCCATTCTGGATATGAAGATCCTGTTCGATCAGATTCCGCTGGATGAGATGTCGGTTTCTATGACCATGAATGGTGCCGTAATCCCGATTATGGCGTTTTACATTGTAGCCGCCGAAGAGCAGGGTGTTCCGACGGAAAAACTGAGCGGAACCATACAGAATGATATTTTGAAAGAGTTCATGGTTCGAAATACATATATCTATCCGCCGGAGCCGTCCATGAAAATTATAGGGGATATTTTTGAGTATACCTCCCAAAAAATGCCGCGATTTAACTCTATCAGTGTGAGCGGTTATCACATGCATGAAGCCGGTGCTACCGCTGATATTGAGCTGGCCTACACGATTGCTGATGGATTGGAATATGTTCGCAGGGGAATTAAAGCCGGTTTGGATATCGACGATTTTGCCCCGCGTATCTCTTTCTTTTGGGCGATTGGAATGAACCACTTTATGGAGATTGCCAAACTCCGTGCAGGACGTTTGCTCTGGGCGCAATTAATGAAACAGTTCAACCCCAAAAATCCGAAGTCGCTTTCCCTGAGAACACACAGTCAAACATCAGGGTACAGCCTCACGGAGCAAGATCCTTTTAATAACGTAGCACGTACAGCCATTGAAGCGATGGCCGCCGCACTGGGACACACTCAATCACTGCACACCAATGCGCTTGATGAGGCGATTGCGCTGCCATCCGATTTCTCCGCCCGAATTGCGAGAAATACACAATTGGTTCTTCAGGAAGAGACCGGAATCACAAAGTCTGTTGATCCGTGGGCCGGTTCCTACTATGTGGAATACCTGACCGATCAGCTTGCCCGGCGAGCCATGGAATTGATTGAAGAAGTTGAAGAGCTCGGCGGAATGGCAAAAGCAATTCAAACAGGCATTCCAAAAATGCGGATTGAAGAGGCCTCCGCTAAAAAACAGGCGCGAATTGACAGCGGGAAGGAAACCATTGTGGGTGTAAACAAATACCGGTTGGAAAAAGAGGAACCAATCGATATTCTTGAAGTGGACAACGAAAAAGTCCGAAAGTCTCAGATTGAACGGCTTAAAAAGTTACGGGCTGAGAGGAATGAAGAGAAGGTTCAGCAATCGCTGGATGCCATCACCGAATGTGCAAAAACAGGCAATGGAAATCTTCTTGAACTGGCCGTAGATGCCGCCCGTAAACGCGCTTCTTTAGGCGAAATATCCATGGCGATGGAAGAAGAGTTCGGCCGATACCAGGCAACCATAAAATCAATCTCCGGGGTGTATTCATCCGAAATGAAACAGAATAAAGTATTTGATGAGGCCAGGAAACTTGCCGATAAGTTTGAAGAGCAGGAAGGACGTCGTCCCCGAATTATGATTGCAAAAATGGGTCAGGACGGACACGACCGCGGCGCAAAAGTGATCTCCACCAGTTTCGCCGATCTTGGTTTTGATGTGGATATCGGTCCGCTTTTCCAGACACCCGAAGAAGCCGCCAAACAAGCCGTGGAGAACGACGTGCATATCCTTGGTGTATCAAGCCTGGCTGCAGGGCACAAAACCCTTGTGCCACAAGTGATGGAAGAGCTGAAAAATTATGGACGTGAAGATATCATGGTCATCGTCGGCGGTGTCATTCCCAACCAGGATTATCAATATTTGTATGA
- a CDS encoding methylmalonyl-CoA mutase family protein — MTTNKNGQKKRLWDFEPVSKIKWEEQVKEDLKGADYKAKLSWNPHEGFKAAPFYTREDLKDLEHNAEDTILSKAKWSCCEPIYETTPEKVNGAIKKAIRKESGSFYIQSKSSWKSGMLGGDMHGAQIQKQTDFDRFMDGIEVENVDFTFDSGMTTPALVAMMKNHSKNFSNSKFIFDPFAYIAERGRLPIGEEKLKAIVNDLASQKNMKTLCADGLFYHRAGATIVQELGIALAAASEYLSLIDEENKENAVNTLFVRLAAGPLYFPEIAKFRAIRLLWNQLMAAYGFKNSPELTVIAETSKTNKTLTDQHNNLIRTITESMSAVLGGVNQLMVHPYDFLESTPGEFSRRIARNVQYILREESHFDKVADPSAGSYYIENLTSTIAKKAWEYFQSIENEGGILQSLKNGSIQEVINRSEQEREDAVNRGKNILVGTTYYANAEEELPDVSDPRSFADSLKLTDYEFNEAGNKLIKSLQQAFKKEATVGDVIESMLKPEKVLYQTIEETRIGAIFDEIRLRTDSLSEKTGIEPVVHLIPVGDVKWRNARATFSHNTLGCGGFTIDHPTGYDSINKATEKIETGDADIFVLCSSDKEYENLIEPFCEAFADKGICILAGHPGDNEERYRTAGIDLFIHKSMNIPAMLLNIQNDLFEMEKDHETT; from the coding sequence ATGACAACCAACAAGAATGGACAGAAAAAAAGGTTGTGGGATTTTGAGCCGGTATCTAAAATCAAGTGGGAAGAACAGGTAAAAGAAGACCTGAAAGGGGCTGATTATAAAGCCAAACTTTCCTGGAATCCTCACGAAGGTTTCAAAGCCGCTCCCTTCTACACACGAGAGGATTTAAAGGATTTAGAGCATAATGCCGAAGACACCATCCTCAGCAAAGCGAAATGGAGTTGTTGCGAACCCATTTATGAAACTACCCCCGAAAAAGTAAATGGAGCAATCAAAAAAGCGATCCGCAAAGAATCGGGATCGTTTTACATCCAATCGAAATCTTCATGGAAATCCGGAATGCTTGGGGGCGATATGCACGGTGCCCAAATTCAAAAACAAACTGATTTCGATCGATTCATGGATGGGATTGAAGTGGAAAATGTTGATTTCACATTCGATTCGGGAATGACCACACCCGCACTCGTGGCAATGATGAAAAATCATTCAAAGAATTTTTCAAACTCAAAGTTTATCTTCGATCCGTTCGCATACATTGCAGAACGCGGACGGCTGCCAATAGGAGAAGAAAAATTAAAAGCCATTGTAAACGATCTTGCCTCTCAGAAGAATATGAAAACTCTCTGTGCAGACGGACTGTTTTATCATCGTGCCGGTGCAACTATTGTGCAGGAGTTGGGAATAGCTCTTGCTGCTGCCAGTGAGTATTTGTCTTTAATTGATGAAGAGAATAAAGAAAACGCGGTAAATACCTTATTTGTACGGTTGGCCGCCGGACCACTTTATTTTCCGGAAATTGCCAAATTCCGTGCGATCAGACTTTTGTGGAATCAGCTGATGGCAGCCTATGGATTTAAAAATTCACCTGAGTTAACTGTCATAGCAGAAACTTCAAAAACAAATAAAACCCTGACCGATCAGCATAACAACCTGATTCGTACCATTACCGAATCGATGTCGGCCGTTCTGGGCGGAGTCAATCAACTGATGGTTCATCCATATGATTTTCTTGAATCCACACCCGGAGAGTTCTCAAGGAGAATTGCTCGCAATGTTCAGTACATTCTGCGCGAAGAGTCCCATTTTGATAAGGTGGCCGATCCATCTGCCGGATCATACTACATCGAAAACCTGACCTCCACCATCGCCAAAAAAGCATGGGAATATTTTCAATCGATTGAAAATGAGGGCGGAATTCTGCAATCCCTTAAAAACGGATCCATCCAGGAAGTGATCAATCGTTCTGAACAAGAGCGTGAGGATGCCGTCAACCGCGGAAAAAATATACTGGTTGGTACTACTTATTATGCGAATGCAGAAGAGGAACTTCCCGATGTGAGCGACCCGCGCTCCTTCGCAGATTCACTCAAGTTGACAGATTACGAGTTTAACGAAGCCGGGAATAAGCTGATCAAATCTCTTCAACAAGCTTTTAAAAAAGAAGCTACCGTTGGAGATGTTATAGAGTCGATGCTTAAACCAGAAAAAGTACTCTACCAGACAATTGAAGAAACAAGAATCGGAGCCATTTTTGATGAAATCCGGCTCCGAACCGATTCACTTTCTGAGAAAACCGGCATTGAACCTGTTGTACATCTTATTCCGGTCGGAGACGTGAAATGGAGAAACGCCCGAGCTACCTTCTCACATAACACACTGGGTTGCGGCGGATTTACAATCGATCACCCGACCGGTTATGATTCTATCAATAAAGCAACTGAGAAAATTGAAACCGGCGATGCTGATATCTTTGTTCTTTGCAGTTCGGATAAAGAGTATGAAAATTTAATTGAACCCTTCTGCGAGGCGTTTGCAGATAAGGGAATCTGTATCCTTGCCGGGCATCCGGGAGACAACGAAGAGAGATACCGAACTGCAGGAATAGATCTGTTCATACACAAAAGCATGAATATCCCGGCCATGCTGTTAAACATTCAAAACGACCTGTTTGAAATGGAGAAAGACCATGAAACGACCTGA
- a CDS encoding PAS domain S-box protein yields the protein MSNIQEFLKSCSKDDESYQKLIEFVKEIVEEKEETKKQLKLLESAIRSDYDSILITTLDLEKPGPKIVYVNDGFTRMTGYSKEEVIGKTPRILQGPKTDRKVLDTLKRRLKEGQAFFGHTVNYRKDGSEFINQWDIHPLTNEDGEITHWVSYQHDITERKRSEKKVVDSKIEFDSLTEESKKTLIDIDEQGNIITSNKAFRDLVGFEDEELKKRKIWDLLADEQIENFKHRFDKFKPSDFDGSSYELKIANSKGNFIEVKMKTRLLEIDDQKVVRASFENKSLQKRIVAMLNKRNESYRNMFDTMREFRYKLVLNDDKKYEFEYVSDTFSNITGISKEDAEEMLLKNLVHQEDTEKVEAHLKNVLDGKPDTAQYRIKGKDGGYMNVIDYAKPVWDAENATVVAIKGAISTEISSAQKSTKV from the coding sequence ATGTCGAATATCCAGGAATTTTTAAAATCGTGCAGTAAAGACGACGAATCATATCAAAAACTCATTGAGTTTGTAAAGGAAATTGTTGAGGAGAAAGAAGAAACGAAAAAACAATTGAAATTGCTGGAGAGTGCCATACGAAGCGATTACGATTCCATACTCATCACAACACTTGACCTGGAGAAGCCCGGCCCCAAAATTGTTTATGTGAACGATGGTTTTACCCGAATGACCGGATACTCAAAAGAAGAAGTAATTGGCAAAACACCACGAATACTGCAGGGCCCTAAAACCGACCGGAAAGTACTGGATACATTAAAGAGACGACTTAAAGAAGGACAAGCATTTTTTGGCCATACTGTAAACTACAGAAAAGATGGATCTGAGTTCATCAACCAGTGGGATATCCATCCGTTAACAAACGAAGACGGTGAAATCACGCACTGGGTTTCTTATCAGCACGATATTACCGAGAGAAAACGATCTGAGAAAAAGGTTGTAGACTCCAAAATTGAGTTCGATAGTCTTACTGAAGAATCGAAGAAAACTTTGATTGATATTGATGAGCAGGGAAATATTATCACATCAAATAAAGCATTCAGAGATCTTGTAGGGTTCGAAGACGAAGAACTGAAGAAACGTAAAATCTGGGACCTGCTTGCCGACGAACAGATAGAAAATTTTAAACACCGGTTCGATAAATTTAAACCCAGTGATTTTGATGGCTCATCATATGAACTGAAAATTGCAAACAGCAAAGGGAACTTTATTGAAGTGAAAATGAAAACCCGGCTGCTGGAGATCGACGATCAAAAAGTTGTTCGGGCTTCGTTTGAAAATAAATCGCTGCAGAAACGAATTGTGGCAATGCTGAATAAACGGAATGAATCGTATAGAAATATGTTCGATACGATGCGTGAATTCCGCTACAAGTTGGTTTTGAATGATGATAAGAAATATGAATTTGAGTACGTATCAGATACATTTTCAAATATAACCGGAATATCTAAAGAAGATGCAGAGGAGATGCTGCTAAAAAACCTGGTTCATCAGGAGGATACTGAAAAAGTTGAGGCGCACCTTAAAAATGTATTGGATGGCAAACCGGATACTGCTCAGTATCGGATTAAAGGAAAAGATGGTGGATACATGAATGTTATCGATTATGCCAAACCGGTTTGGGATGCAGAAAATGCAACGGTGGTGGCAATTAAAGGTGCAATCTCTACAGAAATTTCATCAGCTCAGAAATCTACTAAAGTCTAA
- a CDS encoding DUF6364 family protein: protein MKEKLNLTIEREVKERAKKLAKERGISVSKMVEKMLKSVSAPNDNWTPKEGSIVSQMSGSIPAPEGIEYDELLTEARLEKEGYGKNID, encoded by the coding sequence ATGAAAGAAAAGTTAAATCTTACCATAGAAAGAGAGGTCAAAGAGCGGGCAAAAAAGCTTGCAAAAGAAAGAGGAATAAGTGTCTCAAAAATGGTTGAGAAAATGTTGAAGTCGGTTTCAGCCCCGAATGATAATTGGACTCCAAAAGAAGGGAGTATAGTTTCACAGATGTCAGGAAGCATACCCGCACCAGAAGGAATAGAATACGATGAATTATTGACGGAAGCGCGTTTAGAAAAAGAAGGGTATGGAAAAAATATTGATTAA
- a CDS encoding acyl-CoA dehydrogenase, with protein MAENTEKMHPLTHLTEDEQMLKDAAAEFADSIIQPKVEQMEEEAKLDPELIQLFFEMGFMGIEIPEKYDGGGGTFFMSILAIEQISRVDASVGVFMDVQNTLVNNAFLRWGSEDILERFLPQLAAEKVGAYCLSEAGSGSDAFALKCSAKEEGDSYILNGTKLWITNAAEADIFLVFANIDPEMGYKGITCFIVERGMDGFSISKKENKLGIRASSTCELTFEDVRVPKENILGEVGKGYKVAMETLNEGRIGIGAQMIGIAQGAYDATIRYTKERQQFGKTISEFQAVQFQLAKMATELEMARLLVYNAARKKEAGQSFLKEAAMAKYYSSEVAENVSSMAVDLFGGYGYVKDYPVEKYYRDSKIGKIYEGTSNMQLQTIAKIILKE; from the coding sequence ATGGCGGAGAATACAGAAAAAATGCATCCACTTACTCACTTAACGGAAGATGAACAGATGCTGAAAGATGCGGCGGCAGAATTTGCTGATTCAATCATTCAGCCCAAAGTTGAGCAGATGGAGGAGGAGGCAAAACTCGATCCCGAATTGATTCAGTTATTTTTTGAAATGGGATTTATGGGAATTGAGATTCCTGAAAAGTATGACGGCGGTGGCGGCACATTTTTTATGAGCATCCTGGCTATCGAGCAGATTTCCCGTGTAGATGCATCCGTAGGAGTGTTTATGGATGTGCAAAACACTCTCGTGAATAATGCTTTTTTACGATGGGGCTCGGAGGATATTTTAGAAAGATTTTTACCCCAGCTGGCGGCGGAAAAAGTAGGAGCGTATTGTCTTTCAGAAGCGGGATCGGGTAGTGATGCGTTTGCTCTGAAATGCTCGGCAAAAGAAGAGGGGGATTCCTATATACTTAACGGTACCAAGCTTTGGATTACCAATGCCGCTGAGGCAGATATATTCCTGGTATTTGCCAATATTGATCCCGAAATGGGCTACAAGGGGATCACCTGTTTTATCGTGGAACGGGGAATGGACGGATTCTCCATATCCAAGAAAGAGAATAAACTGGGAATTCGGGCCAGTTCAACTTGTGAACTGACGTTTGAAGATGTGAGAGTACCGAAGGAGAATATTCTCGGTGAGGTGGGCAAAGGCTACAAAGTGGCTATGGAAACCCTGAATGAAGGACGAATTGGAATTGGCGCACAGATGATCGGGATTGCCCAGGGCGCGTATGATGCAACAATTCGATACACAAAAGAGCGTCAGCAGTTCGGCAAGACTATTTCGGAGTTCCAGGCCGTTCAGTTTCAGCTTGCAAAAATGGCTACCGAACTGGAGATGGCACGTCTGTTAGTGTACAATGCAGCAAGAAAAAAAGAAGCCGGTCAATCCTTTCTGAAGGAAGCAGCGATGGCTAAATATTACAGCTCAGAAGTGGCGGAGAATGTAAGCTCTATGGCGGTGGATCTGTTTGGCGGGTATGGGTACGTGAAAGACTATCCCGTGGAGAAATATTACCGTGATTCAAAAATCGGCAAAATTTATGAAGGCACTTCTAACATGCAGCTTCAGACTATTGCTAAGATTATTTTGAAGGAATAG
- a CDS encoding thioredoxin domain-containing protein — MNKKVIQSVAFIAFIGVAITALYYGGVFGNSSSQSQDNTQRTAQKVHILKYSDYQCPACKAYIPLQEQLKAEFGDMIEIEYRYFPLRGHQYADLAARAAEAARQQGKFEEMHDLIFEYQEQWSQGGARDYFFDFAEQIGLDMDQFESDLESEEVQQTVNSQLQEGIRRTVNSTPTFFLNGQKLRQNPQSYEQFKAIVELYMYRSDG; from the coding sequence ATGAATAAAAAAGTAATACAATCAGTTGCGTTTATAGCTTTTATTGGGGTTGCCATTACAGCACTCTATTACGGCGGAGTTTTTGGAAATTCCTCAAGTCAATCGCAAGACAATACACAGCGTACTGCTCAAAAAGTACACATTTTAAAATACAGCGATTACCAGTGCCCGGCATGTAAAGCGTATATTCCGCTTCAGGAGCAGCTTAAAGCAGAATTTGGTGATATGATAGAGATTGAATATCGATATTTCCCGTTGAGAGGTCACCAATATGCCGATCTTGCGGCGAGAGCAGCTGAAGCAGCCCGGCAACAGGGAAAATTTGAGGAGATGCATGACCTGATTTTTGAATACCAGGAGCAGTGGTCTCAGGGAGGTGCCCGTGATTATTTCTTTGATTTTGCCGAACAAATTGGATTGGATATGGATCAGTTTGAAAGCGATCTCGAATCTGAAGAGGTACAGCAAACGGTGAACAGTCAACTCCAGGAGGGTATTCGGCGTACCGTCAACTCAACACCAACATTCTTTTTAAACGGACAAAAGCTGCGGCAGAATCCACAAAGTTACGAGCAGTTTAAAGCGATTGTTGAGTTATATATGTACCGCTCTGATGGATAG